A genomic window from Nitrospirota bacterium includes:
- a CDS encoding NAD-dependent epimerase/dehydratase family protein yields MKNILVTGATGQIGSELTPALRRRYGGECVLAGVHTRRPDPELAESGPWCSLDVRDRTALHAAIVEHRIDTIVHLASLLSATAEEQPQLAWDVNVNGLINVLEAGREYGCAVFFPSSIAAFGPSTPAEHTPQDTIQRPNTMYGITKVTGELWCDYYHRRYGVDTRGLRYPGLVSSKTLPGGGTTDYAVHIFYAALKDRRYECFLKPDTRLDLMYMPDAVRAAMQLMEVDGTRLRHRNAYNVTAMSAAPQDLAAAIRRHIPDFSISYRIDPVRQAIADSWPRHMDDRAAREEWGWRPTFDLHAMAKDMLDRLSRHPRPA; encoded by the coding sequence ATGAAGAATATTCTCGTCACCGGCGCCACGGGACAAATCGGTTCCGAACTCACGCCCGCCTTGCGGCGACGGTACGGAGGCGAATGCGTGCTGGCCGGTGTGCACACGCGCCGGCCGGATCCCGAGTTGGCCGAGTCGGGTCCGTGGTGCTCGTTGGACGTGCGGGACCGCACCGCGCTCCACGCCGCCATCGTCGAGCACCGCATCGACACGATCGTGCACCTCGCCTCGCTGCTCTCCGCCACCGCGGAAGAACAGCCGCAACTCGCGTGGGACGTCAATGTGAACGGCTTGATCAACGTGCTGGAGGCCGGCCGCGAGTATGGCTGTGCGGTATTCTTCCCGAGCTCCATCGCCGCGTTCGGACCGTCGACGCCGGCCGAGCACACGCCGCAGGACACCATCCAACGTCCGAACACGATGTATGGGATCACGAAGGTCACCGGGGAGTTGTGGTGCGACTACTATCACCGGCGGTACGGCGTGGACACCCGTGGCCTCAGGTATCCGGGTCTGGTTTCTTCCAAGACCTTGCCCGGCGGCGGCACCACGGATTACGCGGTGCATATCTTCTACGCGGCGTTGAAGGACCGGCGGTACGAATGTTTTCTCAAACCCGACACGCGCCTCGACCTGATGTACATGCCAGATGCCGTTCGCGCCGCGATGCAACTCATGGAGGTGGACGGCACACGCTTGCGGCACCGCAACGCGTACAACGTCACGGCCATGAGCGCGGCGCCGCAGGACCTGGCTGCGGCCATTCGGCGACACATCCCCGATTTTTCGATCAGCTACAGGATTGACCCGGTGCGCCAGGCCATCGCGGACTCGTGGCCCCGGCACATGGATGATCGCGCGGCGCGCGAGGAGTGGGGTTGGCGACCGACGTTCGATCTGCATGCCATGGCCAAGGACATGCTGGACAGGCTCTCGCGACACCCTAGGCCCGCGTGA
- a CDS encoding aminotransferase class I/II-fold pyridoxal phosphate-dependent enzyme gives MPQGKIEPLLARALEDLEAAGRLKGREHIIIGVKPGRGEGGPRYFLDGCGDRAFLRMNSNSYLGLALHARVIHADARATEAFGAGPGAVRFISGTYRPHVELEHRLAAFHGRDAAMVMSAAYATVVGVLPQLIGDNTLVVSDALNHNCIITAIRLARPAHKAVYPHLDLAELERALQTHQGRATRAVVVTDGVFSMRGDHAPLERIAAMCERYDAGYPEGVLTVVDDSHGVGTFGRTGRGTEEFTGGRADILIGTLGKAFGVNGGYAVSSVRVITYLRETAPSYIYSNPITPGEAAAALASLEILDSPEGAARLKHLRGLAARMRAGLVGLGLETIPGEHPIVPILIRDPAKTAALVRHCFNHDILVTGLAYPVVPRGEDEIRLQVTADQTDHDIDHVLAVLKTFQG, from the coding sequence ATGCCGCAAGGCAAAATCGAGCCGCTACTGGCCCGCGCCCTCGAGGACCTGGAGGCCGCGGGCAGGCTCAAGGGGCGCGAGCACATCATCATCGGCGTGAAGCCGGGGCGGGGCGAGGGTGGTCCGCGCTATTTCCTGGATGGATGCGGGGACCGGGCGTTCCTGCGCATGAACTCGAACTCGTATTTGGGCCTGGCGCTCCACGCGCGGGTCATCCACGCCGACGCCCGCGCCACCGAGGCGTTCGGCGCGGGCCCGGGCGCGGTGCGGTTCATCAGCGGGACGTATCGACCCCACGTCGAGTTGGAGCACCGGCTGGCCGCGTTCCACGGCCGCGACGCGGCCATGGTCATGAGCGCGGCGTATGCGACCGTGGTCGGCGTGCTCCCCCAACTCATCGGCGACAACACGCTCGTCGTCAGCGACGCGCTCAATCACAACTGCATCATCACCGCCATCCGCCTGGCCCGCCCGGCGCACAAGGCCGTGTACCCGCATCTGGACCTTGCGGAGTTGGAGCGGGCCCTGCAGACGCACCAGGGACGGGCAACGCGCGCCGTGGTAGTAACCGACGGAGTGTTCAGCATGCGCGGGGATCACGCGCCGTTGGAACGGATCGCCGCGATGTGCGAGCGCTACGATGCGGGCTACCCGGAAGGCGTGCTCACCGTGGTGGACGATTCGCACGGCGTGGGCACGTTCGGCCGTACTGGGCGCGGCACCGAGGAGTTCACGGGCGGCCGCGCGGATATCCTGATCGGCACCTTGGGCAAGGCCTTCGGCGTCAATGGGGGATACGCGGTCTCCAGCGTGCGCGTGATCACCTACCTGAGAGAAACCGCGCCGTCCTACATTTACTCCAACCCGATTACCCCGGGAGAAGCCGCCGCGGCACTCGCATCCCTTGAGATCCTGGACAGCCCCGAGGGGGCGGCGCGCTTGAAGCACCTCCGTGGCTTGGCCGCCCGGATGAGAGCAGGGCTCGTGGGCTTGGGCTTGGAAACGATCCCGGGCGAACACCCGATCGTCCCCATCCTGATCCGGGACCCGGCCAAGACCGCGGCATTGGTGCGTCATTGCTTCAACCACGACATTCTCGTCACCGGGCTCGCGTACCCGGTGGTGCCGAGAGGCGAAGACGAGATTCGGCTGCAGGTCACCGCTGACCAAACCGACCACGATATCGACCACGTGCTGGCGGTCCTGAAGACGTTTCAGGGCTGA
- a CDS encoding DUF2784 domain-containing protein, whose translation MEPSDYAVLADVTLAVHAAFVAFVIGGQAAVLIGWLEGWRWTRGLAFRIAHLAAIGFVVVESWIDIPCSLTVLENALRVRAGAVAYEHGFIRDWLTRLLFYSAPWWVFTLVYTLFGGLVLTTFVVYPPRRRG comes from the coding sequence ATCGAACCGTCTGACTACGCGGTCCTTGCGGACGTCACGCTGGCGGTCCATGCCGCGTTCGTCGCTTTCGTGATCGGCGGGCAAGCGGCGGTCCTCATCGGCTGGCTGGAGGGGTGGCGATGGACGCGCGGGCTTGCTTTCCGGATCGCGCACCTGGCCGCGATCGGTTTCGTGGTCGTGGAGTCCTGGATCGACATTCCGTGTTCGCTGACCGTCCTGGAGAACGCCCTTCGTGTGCGTGCGGGGGCCGTGGCCTACGAACACGGCTTCATTCGTGATTGGCTGACCCGTCTGCTGTTCTACTCCGCGCCGTGGTGGGTCTTCACTCTGGTCTACACGCTGTTCGGCGGGTTGGTGCTCACCACCTTTGTCGTCTATCCTCCGCGGCGACGCGGATGA
- a CDS encoding MBL fold metallo-hydrolase, translated as MRPSFHPRLINDPFGDPGVYVEFMFERRAILFDLGDLHALWPRKILKVTHAFVSHTHMDHFVGFDQVVRVCLGRNKRIRLFGPPGLIEQVAHRLAAYTWNLVRDYPEDFSISVTEVHPGKRGVRAEFACRTAFQRQEAGTAAFADGVLVDDDTVRVRAVMLDHKVPCLAFSLEEKAHVNVWKTKLEELGLPIGPWLKGMKDAVLRGDPDESPCRVWWRDGAEERQRTVPLGWLKERVLRIVPGQKIVYVVDAVYHAENARAIVELARHADVLFIEAAFLHQDAERAAERAHLTAHQAGLLAREAGAKAMVPMHFSPRYAGQGDRLREEAERAFASRPTSVRDGT; from the coding sequence ATGCGTCCGTCGTTTCATCCCCGGTTGATCAACGACCCGTTTGGCGACCCCGGCGTGTACGTGGAGTTCATGTTCGAGCGGCGGGCGATACTTTTTGATCTGGGTGATCTCCACGCGCTTTGGCCCCGTAAGATTCTCAAGGTCACGCATGCCTTTGTGTCACACACCCACATGGACCATTTCGTAGGATTCGACCAGGTGGTACGGGTCTGCCTGGGCCGGAACAAGCGCATCCGGCTATTCGGCCCGCCGGGATTGATCGAGCAAGTCGCGCACCGGCTGGCGGCCTATACCTGGAATCTGGTCCGCGATTACCCCGAGGACTTCAGCATTTCCGTAACTGAGGTTCACCCCGGGAAACGCGGCGTGCGCGCGGAGTTCGCCTGCCGCACCGCGTTTCAGCGCCAAGAGGCGGGGACCGCGGCGTTCGCGGATGGGGTCCTGGTGGACGACGACACCGTCCGCGTGCGTGCAGTGATGCTCGATCATAAAGTTCCGTGTTTGGCGTTCAGCCTCGAGGAAAAGGCGCATGTGAACGTGTGGAAAACGAAGTTGGAGGAGCTGGGGCTCCCGATTGGCCCGTGGCTTAAGGGCATGAAGGACGCGGTACTCCGTGGTGATCCGGACGAGTCGCCCTGTCGCGTGTGGTGGCGGGACGGAGCGGAGGAGCGGCAGCGCACGGTGCCGTTGGGATGGCTCAAAGAGCGGGTCTTGCGGATCGTACCGGGTCAGAAAATCGTGTATGTGGTCGATGCAGTCTACCACGCAGAGAACGCGCGCGCGATCGTGGAACTGGCCCGACACGCTGACGTGCTCTTCATCGAAGCTGCGTTCCTGCATCAGGATGCGGAGCGGGCGGCCGAGCGCGCGCACCTGACGGCGCACCAAGCCGGTTTGCTCGCGCGGGAGGCGGGGGCGAAGGCCATGGTGCCGATGCATTTTTCGCCCAGGTACGCCGGTCAGGGCGATCGGCTGCGCGAAGAGGCTGAACGGGCGTTTGCGTCCCGGCCCACGTCAGTCCGAGACGGGACGTGA
- a CDS encoding peptide chain release factor-like protein — MARLGVREQDLEETFIRGSGPGGQHVNKTATCVVLVHRPSGISVRCQASRSQGLNRFYARRILVEKIERQQLGEASAEQQRIEKIRRQKRKRSKRAKAKMLEDKRQQSLKKAARGRVRANHEG; from the coding sequence ATGGCCCGACTCGGGGTGCGTGAGCAGGATCTGGAAGAAACCTTCATTCGCGGCTCCGGACCCGGCGGTCAACACGTGAACAAGACCGCCACCTGCGTGGTCCTGGTTCATCGCCCCAGTGGGATCAGCGTGCGGTGCCAGGCGTCGCGATCGCAGGGTCTCAATCGCTTTTACGCCCGACGCATTCTCGTCGAGAAGATCGAGCGCCAACAACTCGGCGAAGCCAGCGCCGAACAACAGCGCATCGAGAAGATCCGGCGTCAGAAACGCAAGCGCTCGAAACGCGCGAAAGCCAAGATGCTCGAGGACAAACGGCAGCAAAGCTTGAAAAAGGCGGCTCGGGGCCGAGTGAGGGCCAATCACGAAGGGTGA
- a CDS encoding DUF3108 domain-containing protein, whose amino-acid sequence MGPRVGVGVAASLISLTTAVAALPAVPTLGADHVPFGQGERLVYSIGWYNIVGGTAELTVDERDYQGKPVYRIVSLARSNAFVSMFFPVEDRIESLIHRETLASLRLDVKQHEGKRRRARQTEFDQVNHTATVSKNGERKVYEIPPDVQDSLSVLYYFRSLPNLKVGETATIDVHESNKNWRLAIIALNRERVETAAGEFDTIRTRATVEFEGVFLDRGDVYVWFTDDERRLPVRMDSKIKIGRISAKLIEYRPATHPAEARLP is encoded by the coding sequence ATGGGACCTCGCGTCGGCGTGGGGGTGGCGGCATCGCTGATCAGCCTGACGACGGCGGTCGCGGCTCTCCCCGCCGTGCCTACTCTTGGTGCGGACCACGTGCCATTCGGCCAGGGCGAACGTCTGGTCTACTCGATCGGCTGGTACAACATCGTCGGGGGCACCGCGGAGCTCACCGTGGACGAGCGCGATTACCAGGGCAAGCCCGTGTATCGGATCGTCTCGCTCGCCAGATCGAACGCGTTCGTATCGATGTTTTTCCCGGTGGAGGATCGTATCGAGAGCCTGATCCACCGGGAGACGCTGGCGTCGCTGCGGCTCGACGTGAAGCAGCACGAGGGCAAACGTCGCCGCGCCCGCCAGACGGAGTTCGATCAGGTGAATCACACCGCGACCGTCTCCAAGAACGGCGAACGCAAGGTGTACGAGATCCCTCCGGACGTGCAGGATTCACTGTCCGTTCTGTACTATTTCCGCAGTTTGCCCAATCTCAAAGTGGGGGAGACCGCGACCATCGACGTGCACGAGAGCAACAAGAACTGGCGGCTGGCGATCATCGCGCTGAACCGCGAGCGGGTGGAGACCGCGGCCGGAGAGTTCGACACCATCCGCACCAGAGCCACGGTCGAGTTCGAAGGCGTGTTTCTGGACCGGGGCGACGTGTACGTGTGGTTTACGGACGACGAACGCCGGCTGCCGGTGCGGATGGACAGTAAGATCAAGATCGGAAGAATCTCCGCCAAGCTGATCGAGTATCGCCCGGCGACCCATCCCGCGGAGGCGCGCCTGCCGTGA
- the yacG gene encoding DNA gyrase inhibitor YacG, whose translation MKEPPRCPICRLQPADAAYAPFCSARCRDVDMGRWLSGTYRVPTDESAAESPTPESGNGHEPE comes from the coding sequence GTGAAGGAACCTCCGCGCTGTCCGATTTGCCGGCTTCAGCCTGCGGATGCTGCGTACGCCCCGTTCTGCAGCGCCCGCTGTCGCGACGTGGACATGGGGCGGTGGTTGTCCGGAACGTATCGCGTCCCCACCGACGAGTCGGCCGCCGAGTCACCGACCCCTGAGTCCGGCAACGGTCACGAGCCGGAGTGA
- a CDS encoding GNAT family N-acetyltransferase, with protein MAVSEPITYREGGPLDLGELQRLLDQTPWARGRSKDGLSRMLAHTSFVFTAWDGPRLVGFARVLTDQVYRATLWDVVVDAHYQGRGVGEGLVASVLEHPVLSRVEKFWLNTRDKHKFYERFGFVSSTQGMVRERPRSNGSGI; from the coding sequence ATGGCCGTGTCGGAACCCATCACGTATCGCGAAGGCGGCCCGCTGGACCTGGGAGAACTGCAGCGCCTCTTGGATCAGACGCCCTGGGCGCGCGGGCGCTCGAAGGACGGACTCTCGCGCATGCTCGCCCACACCTCGTTCGTCTTCACGGCGTGGGACGGACCCCGCTTGGTCGGCTTTGCGCGCGTGTTGACCGATCAGGTGTATCGGGCCACTTTGTGGGACGTGGTGGTGGACGCGCACTACCAGGGTCGCGGCGTGGGCGAAGGACTGGTGGCGTCCGTGCTGGAGCATCCCGTCTTGTCTCGCGTCGAGAAGTTCTGGCTCAACACCCGCGACAAACACAAGTTCTACGAGCGGTTCGGGTTCGTCTCCAGCACCCAGGGCATGGTTCGGGAGCGCCCGAGGTCCAACGGTTCCGGTATATGA
- a CDS encoding M20/M25/M40 family metallo-hydrolase produces MPAADALNHARLIDYFTELVRIDSLSRREGELARRLKSDLEALGAKVRIDEAGERVGGDTGNVIATIPGTTPGPWLLLSAHMDTVVPGEGVTPVRGRDRITSDGRTILGGDDKSGVAIIMEVLRTLAERPTPHGGIEVAFTICEEAGLLGAKHLAADALKARDGLVLDSEHANFLFTKGPAADKIEFTVVGLEAHSGICPERGISAIKVMSEAIAAMRLGRIDEETTANLGVLRGGAATNIVPKEAAVSGEARSLNEAKLDAQTAHMRRCFADAAERHCVTVDGVTHRARVVERIERDFPRLDVPDEAPIVRAVLEAAQRVGWSVATRSTGGGCDANVFNQKGLRVANLGTGMRAIHTVKEYLLLDEFVRAGEVVMETVRLHAEPR; encoded by the coding sequence GTGCCCGCGGCTGATGCGCTAAACCACGCCCGGTTGATCGACTACTTCACGGAACTCGTCCGGATCGACAGCCTTTCGCGGCGTGAAGGTGAGCTGGCTCGGCGGCTGAAGTCCGACCTGGAAGCCTTGGGCGCCAAGGTCCGGATCGATGAGGCGGGGGAACGAGTGGGCGGCGACACCGGGAACGTGATCGCCACGATCCCCGGCACGACCCCCGGACCCTGGCTGCTGCTGTCGGCTCACATGGACACTGTGGTCCCCGGTGAAGGCGTGACGCCGGTTCGCGGGCGCGACCGAATCACCAGCGACGGCCGCACGATCCTGGGAGGGGACGACAAATCGGGCGTGGCCATCATCATGGAGGTGCTCCGTACGCTGGCGGAGCGGCCGACCCCTCACGGCGGGATCGAGGTCGCGTTCACGATCTGCGAAGAGGCCGGCTTGTTGGGGGCCAAACATCTCGCGGCCGATGCGCTCAAAGCTCGCGACGGTTTGGTACTCGACAGCGAACACGCAAACTTTCTGTTCACCAAAGGGCCGGCCGCGGACAAGATCGAGTTCACGGTGGTGGGGCTCGAGGCGCACTCGGGCATCTGCCCCGAGCGGGGCATCTCGGCGATCAAGGTCATGAGCGAGGCGATCGCGGCGATGCGGCTGGGACGGATCGACGAGGAGACCACTGCGAACCTCGGCGTGCTGCGGGGGGGCGCGGCGACCAACATCGTGCCCAAAGAAGCGGCGGTGTCCGGCGAGGCGCGGAGTCTGAACGAAGCCAAGCTCGACGCCCAAACCGCGCATATGCGGCGTTGTTTCGCGGACGCGGCGGAGCGCCATTGCGTGACGGTGGACGGGGTCACCCACCGCGCGCGCGTGGTCGAACGTATCGAACGGGACTTCCCCCGCCTCGACGTGCCCGATGAGGCGCCGATCGTCCGCGCGGTCCTGGAGGCGGCGCAGCGGGTCGGCTGGTCGGTCGCCACGCGGTCCACCGGCGGCGGGTGCGACGCCAACGTGTTCAACCAGAAGGGACTGCGCGTGGCGAACCTCGGCACCGGCATGAGGGCCATTCACACGGTGAAAGAGTATCTTCTGCTCGACGAGTTTGTCCGCGCCGGGGAGGTGGTGATGGAGACGGTTCGGCTCCACGCGGAGCCGCGGTGA
- a CDS encoding SDR family oxidoreductase, whose product MVTGGGRGIGRQIALAFAAEGAHVVVAARTERELKPVADRVTALGRKALAVPTNVADDVQVAACVAAAEREFGRIDILVNSAAVVFIEPLVKTTVEQWNQTLAVNVTAAFLTTRAVIPGMVQRNEGRVINVSSTAGVEGFANFSAFCASKFALIGLTRSLAKELEGTAVTANALCPALVGTKRAKPPASKGRAQSGEPRSEIADVAVFLASEGARAVSGAAIEISWRT is encoded by the coding sequence TTGGTAACGGGCGGGGGACGGGGCATCGGACGGCAGATTGCGCTGGCCTTTGCGGCGGAAGGCGCGCACGTGGTGGTCGCGGCGCGGACGGAGCGGGAGCTCAAACCCGTGGCCGACCGGGTGACGGCGTTGGGGCGAAAGGCGTTGGCCGTGCCGACCAACGTGGCCGACGACGTACAGGTGGCGGCGTGCGTGGCCGCTGCGGAACGCGAGTTCGGTCGGATCGATATCCTGGTCAACAGCGCGGCCGTGGTGTTCATCGAGCCGCTGGTCAAGACCACGGTCGAGCAGTGGAATCAAACCCTGGCGGTGAACGTGACCGCGGCGTTCTTGACCACGCGGGCGGTCATCCCAGGAATGGTGCAACGCAACGAAGGGCGCGTCATCAACGTCTCATCCACGGCCGGGGTCGAGGGCTTCGCGAACTTCTCGGCCTTCTGCGCGTCCAAGTTTGCGCTGATCGGCTTGACCCGGTCCTTGGCCAAAGAACTTGAGGGCACCGCGGTGACCGCGAACGCCCTGTGTCCGGCGCTGGTGGGCACCAAGCGCGCGAAACCGCCCGCCTCCAAGGGGCGGGCGCAGTCGGGTGAGCCCCGGTCCGAGATCGCGGATGTGGCGGTGTTTCTGGCCAGCGAAGGGGCGCGGGCGGTCAGTGGCGCGGCCATCGAAATCTCATGGCGCACGTAG
- a CDS encoding HAD-IA family hydrolase, whose amino-acid sequence MSKPFPVDLLLFDLDGTLADTKADLATAVNLTLRDFGLPQHPPERIYTFVGDGVRVLLARAFESRGAKALEEALAVFRGHYLDHLLDETRLYPGVEKVLEHFAGKKKGVVTNKPIEYTLKLMDGLGARDRFDVILGSDGTAKLKPHPEMIDRALGTVSVKAERAVMIGDNVNDIQAARASGVRSIAVGYGLGDPAALRAAEPDFFCERIEDVMDILS is encoded by the coding sequence TTGTCAAAACCCTTTCCGGTTGACCTTCTCCTGTTCGATCTCGACGGCACGTTGGCGGATACCAAGGCGGATTTGGCCACGGCCGTCAATCTGACGTTGCGCGATTTCGGGTTGCCGCAGCATCCGCCGGAGCGCATTTATACGTTCGTGGGCGACGGGGTCAGGGTGCTGTTGGCCCGGGCGTTCGAGAGCCGGGGCGCCAAGGCGCTCGAAGAAGCGCTCGCGGTGTTTCGCGGACATTACCTCGACCATTTGCTCGACGAGACCCGCCTGTACCCAGGGGTCGAGAAGGTGCTGGAACATTTTGCCGGCAAAAAAAAAGGCGTGGTCACCAATAAGCCCATCGAATACACTTTGAAGCTGATGGATGGCTTGGGCGCGCGCGATCGGTTCGACGTGATCTTAGGGAGCGACGGTACGGCAAAGCTGAAGCCGCATCCCGAGATGATCGACCGGGCGCTTGGGACCGTGTCGGTGAAAGCGGAGCGCGCCGTGATGATCGGGGACAACGTCAACGACATCCAAGCCGCTCGGGCCTCCGGGGTTCGGTCAATCGCCGTGGGATACGGGTTGGGCGATCCCGCGGCCTTGCGGGCGGCTGAGCCCGACTTTTTCTGTGAGCGGATCGAGGATGTGATGGACATTCTTTCGTGA
- a CDS encoding pitrilysin family protein, whose protein sequence is MRRVTRNGLVLAVLLCCAAPRVGDAASLLEGRVVDRTLDNGMRVLIVKRPAVPTVSYNLTVRAGSVDEPGGQSGLAHLFEHMAFKGTERIGTRDFSAERPLLEELDRLEVDLQRELALPRNPDTKRLAELRRRFAEVQDRARALVEPNEYGAIYDRQGAVGLNASTGADLTRYVVSLPANRLPLWIALEADRFSRPVFREFYTERDVVLEERRLRVDNNPGGKLYEAFLTTAFAAHPYRVPTIGWSSEVDRLTAPQARAFFEEQYAPANAVLAIVGDVDVDATLRQVAASFGAIPARPAPAGGVAQEPRQDGQRRVEVEYDAQPELLVGYHRPGIDHPDDPVFDVIESLLSSGRRSRLYAELVTTRQVAVAASASAGEPGSRYPNLFVLRAVPRAPHTLDEVEAALLNEVERLQREEVPARELERVINRLDAGLIRSLQSNAGLASQLAYFEAVAGDWRYILGIRDRTAAVTAKDVQRVASTWLVKRNRTVARLVPASPSAP, encoded by the coding sequence ATGAGGCGGGTAACGCGGAACGGACTGGTCTTGGCTGTGCTCCTATGTTGCGCGGCGCCGCGCGTCGGCGACGCGGCGTCGCTGCTGGAGGGGCGGGTCGTGGACCGGACGCTGGACAACGGGATGCGGGTGCTGATCGTGAAACGGCCGGCGGTCCCGACCGTGTCGTACAACCTCACGGTGCGGGCGGGATCGGTGGATGAACCGGGCGGACAGAGCGGATTGGCGCACTTGTTCGAGCACATGGCGTTCAAGGGGACCGAAAGGATCGGCACGCGCGACTTCTCGGCCGAGCGACCACTGCTGGAAGAACTCGATCGGCTCGAAGTCGACCTCCAACGCGAACTGGCACTTCCCCGCAACCCCGACACCAAGCGTCTCGCGGAGCTCCGTCGGCGCTTCGCCGAGGTGCAGGACCGGGCGCGCGCCCTGGTCGAGCCGAATGAGTACGGCGCGATCTACGACCGGCAGGGCGCGGTGGGCCTAAACGCGAGCACGGGCGCGGATCTGACGCGGTACGTCGTCAGCCTGCCCGCGAATCGCCTCCCGCTCTGGATCGCCTTGGAGGCCGATCGCTTCAGCCGCCCGGTGTTCCGAGAATTCTACACGGAGCGCGACGTGGTGCTGGAAGAACGGCGGTTGCGCGTGGACAACAACCCGGGCGGGAAGCTCTACGAGGCGTTCTTGACCACCGCCTTTGCCGCGCACCCCTACCGCGTCCCGACCATCGGATGGAGTTCGGAGGTGGACCGGCTGACCGCGCCCCAGGCTCGCGCGTTTTTCGAGGAACAGTATGCGCCCGCCAACGCCGTGTTGGCCATCGTGGGCGACGTGGACGTTGACGCGACGCTTCGCCAGGTGGCGGCCTCCTTCGGCGCGATTCCGGCGCGGCCCGCTCCGGCCGGCGGGGTCGCCCAAGAGCCTCGACAGGACGGCCAGCGTCGGGTCGAGGTCGAATACGACGCCCAACCGGAGCTGTTGGTGGGCTATCACCGTCCGGGAATCGATCATCCCGACGACCCGGTGTTCGATGTCATCGAGTCGCTCTTGTCGTCGGGGCGCCGCTCGCGCCTGTACGCCGAACTGGTCACGACACGCCAAGTGGCCGTGGCCGCCTCGGCATCCGCCGGTGAGCCGGGCTCCAGGTACCCGAATCTCTTCGTCCTCCGCGCGGTTCCCCGAGCGCCCCACACCCTGGACGAGGTCGAAGCCGCGCTGCTGAACGAAGTGGAACGGCTTCAGCGCGAGGAAGTGCCGGCTCGGGAGCTCGAACGGGTGATCAACCGCCTTGATGCCGGTTTGATCCGGTCGCTGCAGTCCAACGCCGGACTGGCCTCGCAGCTGGCCTACTTCGAGGCGGTGGCGGGCGACTGGCGGTACATCCTGGGCATCAGGGACCGCACCGCGGCCGTGACGGCCAAAGACGTCCAACGCGTGGCCTCCACCTGGTTGGTCAAGCGAAACCGCACCGTGGCTCGCCTGGTGCCGGCCTCCCCATCGGCGCCGTGA